The genomic window gatacTTGGCGTGATATACCTCCGTGGAGTTTAGGCCGAGCCTATCTTCCAATCCGACACCAAAAAGCATATGCAAGGTTGATGAAATTTtgttgagaagctttttatgacagaaatactaacggagcgtttgccaaaccactgcccatGTGCGACTCCGCTTGTAAAAATGTTTTCTCTATTATTTGATATTGCCGTTCCCGGGATGTATTGATGGTTAAGCGGCGACTaatgcaataatctcacacagtactacATCAATAAGAGTCCTGGAATGCTAAGAAGTATTGCAGAGACTTAGCTCTAGCCGAACCATACATCTacactgggttcccggtcataaaatgatagaaggtaacgaaagagctgatgagttggcaaaggagggtgccgcactcgatgaatcgacggtagaagTGCCAATGtggaaaatttctaagatcatgtggaaATCGTACGACGTTGGACAAAAGAGAATAAAGTTAaggcttacgatgggcatactaattggacactgccttctggcgtcacatgcttattagTTAGCCCTCGTCAGTAACGGCACATgtacgagctgcaggaagaaccgGCTGAGCACGTTCATATTAAAAAgtaacagacagctgatttccgTCTGTCacctgtatggttccgccatgtatGTCTCATTTGCTCAGATTGCTCTTTTAGGTGTGCAGGATTTATTCACTAGCGGCAAAGTGATGTATTGGACTTGCTAACATTCAccacaatacatacatacatgcctaATTTACCTCCAAAACAGGGTTTAAAAATAAGTCTACAGAAATTAATCCGCGGAAAAAGTTCTACGGAATGATTCGCCAAAAATATTTGGAACGAAATAGTTTAAAATAGTTAAAAAGGAGATAGGAGCCAAACCCTAAATTTTAAAGCTAAATGCTAAAAGAAAGGTAGACCTATCTACAAAAGTACTAAAATGGCAATACTGACTACTACAGCATCTGAAACAACTTAACATAATGATACGAAacgtaatatattgtaacgaatttagggaaattccgtttatttgcaaccttctactaacgttcgtatcgctaaactgttgaataaataactccaatattcaataatgcaaaatggcttttattaaagtacttcacaataacactgatacttcaccaCTAAGAGcttacttaaatcaaactgattggtcgtgcctcagctggtgctgcttttatactcttcggtttcctcgttggcatatttctaggcgtttctatttctagaatttactacttgtttaccagctataaactacagatgcacgtttatagcttctcatatgtgcgtgatacttgcacaaatgattacctacttttgtgagcatctcagatatatgcatgtgtatgtgtgagaaatactttACTGATGATTGCAtgcttttgtgagcatctctccgccgctggcatgtacatatgtgtagatataatgattgatttgtttatgtacatacaagtcactgcttagtatcggcttagcgatgatagtatcccttagtgttgctaatattcgtcacaatattatataaaTGAGCACGTAAATTGAGTTTTGGTTTTAATCACGCATGTCGGCCATAGTAGTATGGTGGTAGCGAGgtcgcttaccacaccgaagttcTGGATTCGAGTTCCGGAATAAGCAACATCAAATACTCTCGAGAAAGCTTTTCTAAGCAAGGTCGCCTtcagcaagcactccgagtgtattcaactgccttgcagatgccgttcgcagtcggcataaaggCATTTGGGTACCAACACGGGCAATTCGTAGGACTAATTAAAAAGTATCACGAAAGAGAAGCTCTGCCCAAATCGCGAGGTATATCGCagcttgtatttatttttatttttgatttcaaGTAAGTTATGTGACATAATGCACACGTTTTTGACACCAAATGACCATCTTGACAGTTTTGCAGTTTTGAAAAGTTATTGAAATATGTTACATtacacaaatatacatattttcaaatacttatgtatgtatgttcatatcaAGAGTTATAccattttcacacagaaacttaatcgaatcacaattctttTCAATGAAATAATGAAGTTTCctttttcatacagggccttttgcttcattaagagaacatctgtcagcagcgcaaaaaaaatttcgtttttacaaaaaatatttaaaatggaaagcagccgcttccttcttaactataaatacaatcaaaataaaatgcatgcgcaactacccatagatgttacacctaaccaaatatgtgcctattttcaaAAAAACCTTATTATCGTTTGCAGCAAATAcatagaaaaataaattttgaattttttcgtgtttttttatatttcgtaaattattgaaaataatttaatttttcactcgattaggcattcaataaagcaataatgatataattaagaatttgtattttgtatggaagattgggttcaattagggctttaatgtagtaaacttgactaattatttcattaagcctctatgTGAAATTGGCATTCGTTTATCACAAAACAATTTAAACAGATACAGCAGCGGCCTCTATCCATTCACGTAGAGCAGCAACATCGGAATATATACCAGGAATATTGCGGAATGCACAGCCATAACCCCAGGATACAATACCAACTAATTTACCACCAGATACCAATGGCCCACCAGAGTCACCTTGACAAGCATCTTTGTCTTCAGTATAGCTACATATCATAGTCTCAAGGACATCTTCACCATAACCAAAAGCATCAGATGCACATGCTGTCAAACTAATAATATTCACATTAACGGATTGCACTTGTGTAGGTATTGTGCTCGAATCAGCTTGCTTAGTACCCCAGCCAGATGTAAGAGCAACTTCGTTATCTCCAGGTGCTTTTGTAGCCAAAGGAATTGGCTTGATGGTAGATTTGAAAGTAAGTGGCATTGCCAAGCGCATTACAGCAACATCATATTCCATGGTGTAAGGATCGTAATCTTCATGAATTTTGAGTGCATCAACTTGCACTAATATACCGCCAGAATTCCAAAAGGACGAACCAGCGCGTACTTTTATATCAGAAGCAGTGCTATGGTATAAGCAATGTGCAGCTGTCACAATGATTGTTTCGCTATAGATGGCACCGCCACAAAAATGTGAGCCCTCTTCTTGAATTGATACTTGCCATGGTATAAAGCTGATCGTAGTGGCAACGCCACCAACAACACGCCCATCCATCTGCGGTTTAAGGCCCCTAAATGACGGTACCAACGCCGGTACAGCCATTGCACAGGCTGCTGATAATAGTAGGGTGGCAAGTCTCAGCATATTTAAAAGCTAAATTACTTAGTAGGAACTTGACTATTTCTAGAGCACTGTATCAGCTGACGGGCAAAAACTGACTaatgtgtatttatgtatgtttgaagATTTTGGTAAAAACGCAGACTTTTATGTGATATCAATTATTTATTGAGGCAAGTTGCTAATCGGTAATCTATTAACACTCAAGTAACTGATACGAAACGTTGAAGATTATTTAGGCACATTCATACATAGGTACGTACGCATTAGAGATGGACACAAGTTTTCGGGGCCCGTGAGCCTGTGTGTCCGGCACAGAGAAGATCTGCAAAATTTGATAAACGTGGAAAGTGGCCAGTAACCGTTTCTCCGCTTAGCCGCGGAAAGGAGTCCAAAGAAACGTGAGAATGGGGGAACCTTAATATTAAATGCAAACAGACATGATGGTCGAAAGCGGAACTAAATATTTAAGAATTACGatcctgacccgtgcgcatcttgcacaaccaatataaaagtctcttatcaaatatcaacagaaatcagctgttctatcaacttacagcttgcgccgccatctagcgtataatagcacctgtcgtcaatcaattaaaacatATAGCACGCACTGACacctagcgtacaatagcaactgcaggtaatgcagtgcaaatatttacaatagtgccatagtacaaatatatttctttgtgtgctcacaaacgttaattttttaacaaattattttaataatatatagctaaacaaaagcactacgaaaAAATTGCCCACAGCTCGCTAAttgcccgaatctccatctttttttttctcggacgttgtggcagcgcactgccctcaaatgcccgatgaaaccaggctattcctgttatttttgtatagttttttttgtttgtatcctacttcttatttatgttttatttataatttatacgtttttttttaCCGAGTCTTTAAGAGGCAGTgacttcttaagcgccgagatctaaaaccgctcagctacagagaaactcatcagctgagaaatagaGATTCataaaatacaatagattaaaagtataaatataattttttaattattaagagaataTAGAACCGTTTtgtttatggcaaagagcgagtccgaaacatcaatt from Eurosta solidaginis isolate ZX-2024a chromosome 3, ASM4086904v1, whole genome shotgun sequence includes these protein-coding regions:
- the LOC137243530 gene encoding trypsin beta-like produces the protein MLRLATLLLSAACAMAVPALVPSFRGLKPQMDGRVVGGVATTISFIPWQVSIQEEGSHFCGGAIYSETIIVTAAHCLYHSTASDIKVRAGSSFWNSGGILVQVDALKIHEDYDPYTMEYDVAVMRLAMPLTFKSTIKPIPLATKAPGDNEVALTSGWGTKQADSSTIPTQVQSVNVNIISLTACASDAFGYGEDVLETMICSYTEDKDACQGDSGGPLVSGGKLVGIVSWGYGCAFRNIPGIYSDVAALREWIEAAAVSV